A DNA window from Trypanosoma brucei brucei TREU927 chromosome 10, whole genome shotgun sequence contains the following coding sequences:
- a CDS encoding RNA editing complex protein MP63, whose protein sequence is MYRRFFRSAAVKHLGTTSAQCLMRATKYPCGAMCRNASSCHPQTLGYQQRFQSTTDKKFHCSVCKKPFRLEMAAKLHLQQAHGGDGSVEAGPGPGVEASSVNVVSTPVPSPISPVERTFVDEEERRPRRMRPTPKPLHQPDRDIPAAAMEEMLGVWDKIGLNRLEGNFVHSTMVMKVFAAPPDVSEIPLYEHVAPEGENPFDSLDHMTTGTVDATYVGHDAFAEVDLVDPFVAAPDQTLNPFRAGKVRNPFTRISPTQREVVKPLQPPQPKEEPLKAPVTPFGQLPMFGQTREPSASFAAAAVSVQAAANPNEVSSPFAAAVSSSPFVGQVASPFAPAQDVAGSPFEASPCAASSPFVTAGGQETSPFAAPSTPASFGQGSLFPPMGTGAPGFTAITETEQRQQELEHGCPTCGKKFSTFEGAAMHSKSKHGIVLESKKVKDRLNRKGVPDLPAYVPSPVDLSSTSPFGTRSAIGASWAETELIPHAQCVSNITIVGRVLDVSQASENVSHVTVFVEGERSGEEETLTLCCFGEVSQKIRGTLKRNATIFASGTLRLHPVYEASNNKYYVSPVVHVSMPTGTLAVIT, encoded by the coding sequence ATGTACCGCAGGTTCTTTCGCAGCGCAGCCGTTAAGCATTTAGGCACGACGAGTGCGCAATGTCTGATGCGTGCAACAAAATATCCCTGTGGCGCGATGTGCAGGAATGCTAGCAGCTGCCACCCACAGACACTGGGCTACCAACAGAGGTTCCAATCAACAACGGACAAGAAGTTTCACTGTAGCGTGTGTAAGAAGCCATTTCGTCTTGAAATGGCGGCTAAGTTGCACCTCCAGCAGGCGCATGGCGGAGACGGTTCTGTGGAGGCCGGCCCCGGACCCGGTGTCGAGGCCTCATCCGTTAACGTTGTCAGCACACCGGTGCCCTCACCGATAAGTCCTGTTGAGCGAACGTTTGTCGATGAAGAAGAGCGCCGCCCGCGTCGCATGAGGCCGACGCCGAAGCCTCTTCATCAACCCGACCGTGACATACCAGCTGCTGCGATGGAAGAGATGCTTGGCGTATGGGACAAAATTGGGTTGAACAGGCTGGAGGGTAACTTTGTGCACAGCACGATGGTGATGAAGGTGTTTGCTGCGCCCCCTGATGTGTCAGAGATACCCCTTTATGAACACGTTGCCCCTGAGGGCGAGAATCCATTCGATAGTTTGGACCACATGACCACAGGTACCGTAGATGCGACGTACGTTGGTCATGATGCTTTCGCAGAAGTGGACCTGGTGGACCCTTTTGTTGCCGCACCCGATCAAACATTGAACCCATTTCGCGCTGGAAAGGTCCGAAACCCTTTTACGCGAATCTCTCCCACACAACGGGAGGTAGTCAAGCCATTGCAACCGCCCCAACCGAAAGAGGAGCCACTTAAAGCCCCTGTTACACCGTTTGGGCAGCTGCCGATGTTTGGGCAGACCAGGGAGCCAAGTGCCTcatttgcagcagcagctgttTCGGTCCAAGCGGCCGCAAATCCGAATGAGGTTTCTTCACCATTCGCAGCTGCAGTCAGTAGTTCACCCTTTGTTGGTCAGGTTGCGTCGCCATTTGCTCCTGCGCAGGATGTGGCGGGGAGCCCATTCGAGGCGTCACCGTGCGCGGCCTCGTCACCCTTTGTTACAGCCGGAGGGCAGGAAACATCTCCCTTTGCAGCTCCGTCTACACCTGCCTCCTTCGGTCAGGGGAGCTTGTTTCCTCCAATGGGGACGGGAGCGCCTGGTTTTACTGCAATTACTGAGACTGAGCAGCGCCAACAGGAGCTGGAGCACGGCTGCCCCACATGcggaaaaaaattttctacGTTTGAGGGAGCTGCCATGCACAGCAAGTCAAAACACGGAATTGTGCTAGAATCTAAGAAGGTGAAAGACAGGCTGAACAGAAAGGGAGTTCCTGATTTACCCGCGTACGTGCCCAGTCCGGTGGATTTGTCTTCCACCTCCCCCTTTGGAACCAGGTCTGCCATCGGAGCTTCATGGGCCGAAACGGAGCTCATCCCCCATGCGCAGTGCGTGAGTAACATCACTATTGTTGGCCGCGTGCTCGATGTTTCGCAGGCGTCGGAGAATGTGTCTCACGTGACTGTTTTTGTTGAAGGAGAGCGGAGTGGTGAGGAGGAGACCTTGACACTTTGTTGCTTTGGCGAGGTCTCTCAAAAAATTCGTGGGACTTTGAAGCGCAACGCAACGATATTCGCAAGCGGCACCCTTCGGCTTCATCCTGTGTACGAAGCATCAAACAACAAATATTACGTGAGTCCTGTGGTGCATGTGTCAATGCCCACAGGGACTCTAGCTGTGATCACATAG
- a CDS encoding hypothetical protein, conserved (GPI-Anchor Signal predicted for Tb10.6k15.2300 by DGPI v2.04, no cleavage site predicted), with product MTSKAVSVASLPPFVLWRCATATVPHCHLFGLNVASPHTCYDRCMLSKPVAPLLHQSCFAAHCCVGVVRSPCRGQMWGEPVWTCRLLLAECGRSAAPSPQTMAICSQEMLALKCRGLPFVEYSVNNLREGSLVHVVSKIYKKPRFVPIHGTYVEDTELVVTEQFGSLVLLGHL from the coding sequence ATGACCAGCAAAGCAGTTAGTGTTGCCtctctccccccttttgttcTCTGGCGTTGCGCCACCGCCACTGTGCCCCACTGTCATTTGTTTGGCTTGAATGTCGCTTCTCCTCACACATGCTACGATAGGTGTATGCTTTCAAAACCAGTTGCACCGCTGCTCCATCAATCGTGCTTTGCGGCGCATTgctgtgttggtgttgtccGCTCGCCATGTAGGGGACAAATGTGGGGAGAACCTGTGTGGACGTGCCGCTTGCTGTTGGCAGAGTGTGGTAGGTCGGCAGCACCTTCTCCACAGACTATGGCTATATGCAGTCAAGAAATGCTTGCATTGAAATGCAGGGGACTTCCATTTGTTGAGTACAGTGTCAATAACCTGCGGGAGGGCTCGCTTGTGCATGTTGTTTCCAAAATATACAAGAAGCCCAGATTTGTTCCAATTCATGGTACGTATGTGGAAGACACTGAATTGGTAGTTACGGAGCAGTTCGGCTCCCTGGTTCTCTTGGGGCACTTATGA
- a CDS encoding protein disulfide isomerase translates to MRAIFLVALALATMRESTAESLKLTKENFNETIAKSEIFLVKFYVDTCGYCQMLAPEWEKAANETIDNALMGEVDCHSQPELAANFSIRGYPTIILFRNGKEAEHYGGARTKDDIIKYIKANVGPAVTPASNAEEVTRAKEEHDVVCVGLTASNSTSLSTTLAEAAQSFRVSLKFFEAEPKLFPDEKPETIVVYRKGGEKEVYDGPMEVEKLTEFLQISRVAFGGEITPENYQYYSVIKRPVGWAMVKPNETASIELKESLTEVGKKMRSHMVVLWVNISKHPVWRDFGVPEDAKYPAFLAIHWGANYLHSTAEVVTRESLEKFILEFAAGRVEPTIKSLPVPEVETVDGKTTIVAKTMQKHLTSGKDMLILFFAPWCGHCKNFAPTFDKIAKEFDATDLIVAELDATANYVNSSTFTVTAFPTVFFVPNGGKPVVFEGERSFENVYEFVRKHVTTFKVSEKPANVTEEKKSEEENKSSRSNESNDSNESNVDKQDL, encoded by the coding sequence ATGCGCgctatttttcttgttgctCTTGCGCTCGCCACCATGCGCGAGTCGACTGCGGAATCCCTGAAGCTCACCAAAGAGAACTTCAACGAGACCATCGCAAAGAGTGAAATATTTCTCGTGAAGTTTTATGTTGACACCTGTGGATACTGCCAGATGCTCGCACCAGAGTGGGAGAAGGCGGCCAATGAAACTATTGACAATGCACTTATGGGCGAAGTCGACTGTCACTCACAACCTGAATTGGCGGCTAACTTTTCCATCAGGGGATACCCAACAATCATTCTCTTTCGTAATGGCAAGGAGGCGGAGCACTACGGTGGTGCCCGCACGAAGGACGATATTATCAAGTACATTAAAGCGAACGTTGGACCGGCAGTGACGCCAGCGTCCAATGCTGAAGAGGTGACAAGGGCAAAGGAGGAGCATGATGTAGTGTGCGTTGGCCTGACAGCCAGCAATAGCACTTCACTTTCTACCACACTGGCCGAGGCCGCGCAGTCGTTCAGAGTCAGCCTCAAATTCTTTGAAGCAGAACCTAAGCTTTTCCCCGACGAGAAGCCCGAGACCATTGTGGTGTACAGGAAGGGAGGCGAAAAGGAGGTTTACGATGGCCCCATGGAAGTAGAGAAGTTGACAGAATTCCTTCAAATTTCTCGCGTTGCCTTTGGGGGTGAAATTACCCCGGAGAACTATCAATACTACTCAGTTATAAAACGACCCGTAGGATGGGCTATGGTCAAGCCTAATGAAACTGCTTCGATCGAGTTGAAAGAAAGCCTCACAGAAGTGGGTAAAAAAATGCGATCCCATATGGTAGTTCTCTGGGTTAACATTTCGAAACATCCGGTTTGGAGGGACTTCGGTGTCCCGGAGGACGCCAAGTACCCCGCCTTTTTGGCTATCCACTGGGGCGCCAATTACTTGCATTCCACAGCGGAGGTTGTGACCCGCGAGTCCCTTGAGAAGTTCATCCTGGAGTTTGCTGCAGGTCGTGTCGAGCCCACCATCAAGTCCCTCCCTGTCCCCGAGGTGGAGACTGTTGATGGCAAAACCACCATCGTGGCAAAAACAATGCAGAAGCACCTTACGTCGGGAAAAGACATGctcatccttttctttgcccCTTGGTGCGGTCACTGCAAGAATTTCGCTCCAACCTTTGATAAGATCGCGAAGGAGTTCGATGCAACCGACCTTATCGTTGCCGAGCTTGATGCCACAGCCAATTACGTTAACTCGTCTACTTTTACAGTTACAGCATTTCCGACGGTGTTCTTCGTCCCGAATGGAGGGAAACCCGTTGTTTTCGAAGGTGAACGCTCATTTGAAAACGTCTACGAATTTGTTCGCAAACATGTGACAACGTTTAAGGTGAGTGAGAAACCAGCTAATGTGACAGAGGAGAAGAAAAGCGAGGAAGAGAACAAGAGCAGTAGGAGCAATGAAAGTAATGATAGCAATGAGAGCAATGTTGATAAACAAGATCTGTAG
- a CDS encoding eukaryotic translation initiation factor 3 subunit 8, putative, translating to MADFFNVSDSDESIDEVIQRDDQVERNTAQIDPKWFEITDDEAAEEQRVVLSRREKSLNEIQTNADVFDFNVDQGTWVGAEQSFKELREKSDIHKRRFQSTPFPFLECLRNTPDLKTHLSERESFAKPEEFRSLKGLIKAVEEAMETYKDDIERLYDEEDGDEGDEEEAEKELTEDDIVKQLRESVTCTGKKASKYRKLANECKRKGYKALQITTCGIVADALLEEDNREVYVSTKTWAKSCDTLEECFGLIVENPGIRLSDKFSDKLNKRDAFIKGGLHALLQSLSKHLRRITQFKDGIPSDYIEIVHLENRLVAIADALFGYYRDNSRGRAVCCQILVDILGSRRQEAHEILFGKMPPGQREAVSDSVIETVRSLYEQLLLIGDDESKSLALLHLVYQMGLEGKYREGRDLIRRSGGAEKLCNSNHNSVLYNRAVAQLGLASFIMGDIMQAYELLSPLWNSWEGPEVLIGQKLPNLKDEKGDEELRYRDLLLPPHAHIPYSQLELATMLSTLVVGTVDEAKKPYEVTHHHRYFYRVINQMQFQPLLGEPIEFREQITAAYTALKLGDYARSSEVIKNMKVWDNMPRGTEARDTFLQRLKEAALQIFCYNSRRSFATISVEIMAKKFDITESTVKHVINGIISENNTPLIAVWDRDDQYLHVDRSNISRLQYLVEATARSVENIAHYCEKGGHGNDFRGGRGQGYMRGGRGFGRGGGSDFRGAADYGRGRGRGRARGGQ from the coding sequence ATGGCGGATTTCTTTAACGTAAGTGACAGTGACGAAAGTATCGACGAAGTTATCCAGCGCGACGATCAGGTAGAAAGGAACACCGCCCAGATCGATCCAAAATGGTTCGAAATAACCGATGATGAAGCTGCAGAGGAACAGCGTGTCGTCCTTTCTCGGCGTGAGAAGTCATTGAACGAAATACAGACAAACGCCGATGTTTTTGACTTCAACGTTGATCAGGGGACATGGGTCGGAGCGGAGCAATCATTCAAAGAGCTTCGCGAGAAATCGGATATCCACAAGCGGAGATTTCAGTCGACACCTTTCCCATTCCTGGAGTGCCTCCGAAACACTCCAGATCTCAAGACACACCTATCCGAGAGAGAATCATTTGCAAAGCCAGAGGAGTTTCGTTCCCTCAAGGGGCTGATCAAGGCTGTTGAAGAAGCGATGGAGACGTACAAGGACGATATTGAACGTTTGTACGACGAAGAAGATGGTGATGAAGGtgacgaggaggaggcggaaaAGGAATTAACTGAAGACGACATTGTAAAGCAACTGCGGGAGTCCGTGACGTGTACCGGTAAGAAAGCGTCCAAATACCGTAAGCTTGCTAACGAAtgcaaaaggaaagggtaTAAGGCACTGCAGATCACGACATGTGGTATCGTTGCGGATGCCCTTCTCGAAGAGGATAATCGCGAGGTCTACGTCAGTACCAAAACGTGGGCAAAATCCTGTGATACGTTGGAGGAATGCTTCGGTCTGATAGTTGAAAATCCCGGAATAAGGCTATCGGACAAATTTTCCGACAAGCTCAACAAAAGGGATGCATTCATTAAGGGTGGGTTGCATGCTCTGTTGCAGAGTCTCAGCAAACACCTGCGACGCATTACGCAATTTAAAGACGGTATTCCATCCGACTATATCGAGATTGTTCACTTGGAGAACCGGCTGGTGGCTATTGCTGACGCTCTCTTCGGCTATTATAGGGATAACAGCCGCGGCAGAGCGGTTTGTTGCCAGATTCTTGTTGACATCCTTGGGTCAAGGAGACAGGAGGCCCACGAGATTTTGTTTGGCAAGATGCCTCCGGGACAGCGTGAGGCCGTCAGTGACAGTGTTATTGAGACAGTGCGATCGCTCTACGAgcaactcctcctcatcGGTGATGACGAGTCCAAATCACTTGCTCTGCTTCATTTGGTTTACCAAATGGGACTAGAAGGGAAGTACCGGGAGGGACGGGATCTCATACGACGCTCTGGTGGGGCAGAGAAGCTGTGCAACTCCAACCATAATTCTGTCCTCTATAACAGAGCTGTCGCACAACTGGGTTTGGCATCCTTCATTATGGGTGACATCATGCAAGCGTATGAGCTCCTGAGTCCTTTATGGAATTCGTGGGAAGGTCCTGAGGTATTGATAGGCCAAAAGCTGCCGAATTTAAAAGATGAGAAGGGGGATGAGGAGTTGAGGTACCGTGATTTACTACTGCCTCCACACGCCCACATCCCTTATAGTCAGCTGGAGCTTGCAACGATGCTTTCAACGCTTGTAGTCGGCACAGTGgacgaagcaaaaaagcCCTACGAGGTTACACACCATCACCGCTATTTCTACCGTGTAATAAATCAGATGCAGTTTCAGCCACTCCTGGGCGAGCCTATCGAGTTCAGAGAGCAAATAACAGCTGCTTACACTGCCTTGAAGCTGGGTGATTATGCGCGCTCAAGTGAAGTTATCAAAAACATGAAGGTCTGGGATAACATGCCGAGAGGTACTGAGGCACGAGACACATTTCTACAACGTTTGAAGGAAGCAGCCCTACAGATATTCTGTTACAACAGCAGGCGTAGCTTTGCGACGATATCCGTGGAGATTATGGCCAAGAAGTTTGATATAACTGAGAGCACAGTTAAGCATGTCATTAACGGTATTATATCAGAAAATAACACCCCCCTCATTGCTGTGTGGGACAGAGATGATCAGTACCTTCACGTGGATAGAAGCAACATTTCACGCCTGCAGTACCTGGTGGAGGCTACTGCGAGAAGTGTGGAAAATATTGCCCACTACTGCGAGAAGGGCGGGCATGGCAACGATTTCCGTGGAGGACGGGGCCAGGGGTATATGCGTGGGGGACGAGGTTTTGGACGCGGAGGTGGCAGCGACTTCCGTGGCGCAGCAGACTACGGGCGCGGCCGGGGGCGTGGTCGTGCTAGAGGAGGGCAGTAA
- a CDS encoding eukaryotic translation initiation factor 3 subunit 8, putative, with product MADFFNVSDSDESIDEVIQRDDQVERNTAQIDPKWFEITDDEAAEEQRVVLSRREKSLNEIQTNADVFDFNVDQGTWVGAEQSFKELREKSDIHKRRFQSTPFPFLECLRNTPDLKTHLSERESFAKPEEFRSLKGLIKAVEEAMETYKDDIERLYDEEDGDEGDEEEAEKELTEDDIVKQLRESVTCTGKKASKYRKLANECKRKGYKALQITTCGIVADALLEEDNREVYVSTKTWAKSCDTLEECFGLIVENPGIRLSDKFSDKLNKRDAFIKGGLHALLQSLSKHLRRITQFKDGIPSDYIEIVHLENRLVAIADALFGYYRDNSRGRAVCCQILVDILGSRRQEAHEILFGKMPPGQREAVSDSVIETVRSLYEQLLLIGDDESKSLALLHLVYQMGLEGKYREGRDLIRRSGGAEKLCNSNHNSVLYNRAVAQLGLASFIMGDIMQAYELLSPLWNSWEGPEVLIGQKLPNLKDEKGDEELRYRDLLLPPHAHIPYSQLELATMLSTLVVGTVDEAKKPYEVTHHHRYFYRVINQMQFQPLLGEPIEFREQITAAYTALKLGDYARSSEVIKNMKVWDNMPRGTEARDTFLQRLKEAALQIFCYNSRRSFATISVEIMAKKFDITESTVKHVINGIISENNTPLIAVWDRDDQYLHVDRSNISRLQYLVEATARSVENIAHYCEKGGHGNDFRGGRGQGYMRGGRGFGRGGGSDFRGAADYGRGRGRGRARGGQ from the coding sequence ATGGCGGATTTCTTTAACGTAAGTGACAGTGACGAAAGTATCGACGAAGTTATCCAGCGCGACGATCAGGTAGAAAGGAACACCGCCCAGATCGATCCAAAATGGTTCGAAATAACCGATGATGAAGCTGCAGAGGAACAGCGTGTCGTCCTTTCTCGGCGTGAGAAGTCATTGAACGAAATACAGACAAACGCCGATGTTTTTGACTTCAACGTTGATCAGGGGACATGGGTCGGAGCGGAGCAATCATTCAAAGAGCTTCGCGAGAAATCGGATATCCACAAGCGGAGATTTCAGTCGACACCTTTCCCATTCCTGGAGTGCCTCCGAAACACTCCAGATCTCAAGACACACCTATCCGAGAGAGAATCATTTGCAAAGCCAGAGGAGTTTCGTTCCCTCAAGGGGCTGATCAAGGCTGTTGAAGAAGCGATGGAGACGTACAAGGACGATATTGAACGTTTGTACGACGAAGAAGATGGTGATGAAGGtgacgaggaggaggcggaaaAGGAATTAACTGAAGACGACATTGTAAAGCAACTGCGGGAGTCCGTGACGTGTACCGGTAAGAAAGCGTCCAAATACCGTAAGCTTGCTAACGAAtgcaaaaggaaagggtaTAAGGCACTGCAGATCACGACATGTGGTATCGTTGCGGATGCCCTTCTCGAAGAGGATAATCGCGAGGTCTACGTCAGTACCAAAACGTGGGCAAAATCCTGTGATACGTTGGAGGAATGCTTCGGTCTGATAGTTGAAAATCCCGGAATAAGGCTATCGGACAAATTTTCCGACAAGCTCAACAAAAGGGATGCATTCATTAAGGGTGGGTTGCATGCTCTGTTGCAGAGTCTCAGCAAACACCTGCGACGCATTACGCAATTTAAAGACGGTATTCCATCCGACTATATCGAGATTGTTCACTTGGAGAACCGGCTGGTGGCTATTGCTGACGCTCTCTTCGGCTATTATAGGGATAACAGCCGCGGCAGAGCGGTTTGTTGCCAGATTCTTGTTGACATCCTTGGGTCAAGGAGACAGGAGGCCCACGAGATTTTGTTTGGCAAGATGCCTCCGGGACAGCGTGAGGCCGTCAGTGACAGTGTTATTGAGACAGTGCGATCGCTCTACGAgcaactcctcctcatcGGTGATGACGAGTCCAAATCACTTGCTCTGCTTCATTTGGTTTACCAAATGGGACTAGAAGGGAAGTACCGGGAGGGACGGGATCTCATACGACGCTCTGGTGGGGCAGAGAAGCTGTGCAACTCCAACCATAATTCTGTCCTCTATAACAGAGCTGTCGCACAACTGGGTTTGGCATCCTTCATTATGGGTGACATCATGCAAGCGTATGAGCTCCTGAGTCCTTTATGGAATTCGTGGGAAGGTCCTGAGGTATTGATAGGCCAAAAGCTGCCGAATTTAAAAGATGAGAAGGGGGATGAGGAGTTGAGGTACCGTGATTTACTACTGCCTCCACACGCCCACATCCCTTATAGTCAGCTGGAGCTTGCAACGATGCTTTCAACGCTTGTAGTCGGCACAGTGgacgaagcaaaaaagcCCTACGAGGTTACACACCATCACCGCTATTTCTACCGTGTAATAAATCAGATGCAGTTTCAGCCACTCCTGGGCGAGCCTATCGAGTTCAGAGAGCAAATAACAGCTGCTTACACTGCCTTGAAGCTGGGTGATTATGCGCGCTCAAGTGAAGTTATCAAAAACATGAAGGTCTGGGATAACATGCCGAGAGGTACTGAGGCACGAGACACATTTCTACAACGTTTGAAGGAAGCAGCCCTACAGATATTCTGTTACAACAGCAGGCGTAGCTTTGCGACGATATCCGTGGAGATTATGGCCAAGAAGTTTGATATAACTGAGAGCACAGTTAAGCATGTCATTAACGGTATTATATCAGAAAATAACACCCCCCTCATTGCTGTGTGGGACAGAGATGATCAGTACCTTCACGTGGATAGAAGCAACATTTCACGCCTGCAGTACCTGGTGGAGGCTACTGCGAGAAGTGTGGAAAATATTGCCCACTACTGCGAGAAGGGCGGGCATGGCAACGATTTCCGTGGAGGACGGGGCCAGGGGTATATGCGTGGGGGACGAGGTTTTGGACGCGGAGGTGGCAGCGACTTCCGTGGCGCAGCAGACTACGGGCGCGGCCGGGGGCGTGGTCGTGCTAGGGGAGGGCAGTAA
- a CDS encoding acetyltransferase, putative, with amino-acid sequence MKRQRSGDTVIKTLFREYQAHSVTGFVQQAIKDTEKIFLCEACLSQFSSLPDLIKHAEICTYRYWIPGDEIYRCDERKCVIMEIDGRKAVCSSFTRRIAYLSKFFLDEKTTLDDLHFFAFIVIFELDDYGYHFAGYFSKEWRKTLSCTNTLSCLMVLPPYRSKGYGSLLVELSYEMAKIEGIAGTPERPLSTGGKRIFSRIWREELLRAMFAIHKERLPLTLRTISSKSAINIEDTALALHHLGVVFSAPDGTTFITVPQSAINESEKTKRLNNKLLLWVPLS; translated from the coding sequence ATGAAACGACAGAGGTCGGGAGACACTGTCATCAAAACGCTGTTTCGGGAATATCAGGCACATTCCGTTACAGGTTTCGTCCAGCAAGCTATAAAGGACACTGAAAAAATTTTCTTATGTGAAGCTTGTCTTTCGCAGTTCTCCTCGCTGCCTGACCTCATTAAGCACGCTGAAATATGTACTTATCGCTACTGGATTCCTGGTGATGAAATATATCGATGCGACGAACGGAAGTGCGTCATTATGGAGATCGACGGGCGGAAAGCGGTCTGTAGTTCCTTCACAAGGAGGATTGCCTATCTATCCAAATTCTTTTTGGATGAAAAAACTACTTTAGATGACCTACATTTTTTCGCATTCATAGTTATTTTTGAATTAGATGATTATGGTTATCATTTTGCAGGATACTTCAGCAAGGAATGGAGAAAAACACTATCTTGCACAAACACACTTTCGTGCCTAATGGTGTTGCCACCGTACCGATCAAAGGGTTATGGTTCACTTCTTGTAGAATTATCGTATGAAATGGCTAAGATTGAGGGAATAGCTGGAACACCTGAAAGACCGTTAAGCACCGGAGGAAAGCGTATATTCTCCAGAATATGGCGTGAGGAATTGTTAAGAGCCATGTTTGCAATACATAAGGAACGACTACCCCTAACACTACGTACAATTTCATCGAAATCGGCGATAAACATTGAAGATACTGCCCTTGCCCTTCATCATCTTGGAGTCGTCTTTTCCGCCCCTGATGGCACAACTTTCATAACTGTCCCCCAATCAGCTATCAACGAatcagaaaaaacaaaaagactcAACAACAAATTGTTACTATGGGTGCCGCTATCATAA
- a CDS encoding cytochrome c oxidase subunit IX codes for MFSCALRTSRRTYINAFNAKAKARPNFGLRGVGYWTSEVYHKPGQNYWTLLCTTGPFLVIGSIMYDGFWAKLDDIAGGGPSHLDYGWRKQDRKPWDFAFDIGEGYAAGPATLRPAPGAVDLGHH; via the coding sequence ATGTTCTCCTGTGCGCTGAGAACCAGTAGACGAACGTACATAAACGCGTTCAACGCGAAGGCAAAGGCGCGTCCAAACTTTGGTCTCCGTGGAGTAGGATATTGGACCAGTGAAGTTTATCACAAGCCAGGTCAAAATTATTGGACGTTATTGTGCACCACTGGACCTTTTTTGGTGATTGGTTCTATTATGTACGATGGTTTTTGGGCCAAACTTGATGATATTGCTGGTGGTGGACCTAGCCACCTCGACTATGGGTGGCGTAAACAGGATCGGAAACCGTGGGATTTTGCCTTCGATATTGGTGAAGGTTATGCGGCTGGTCCGGCAACTCTGAGACCAGCTCCAGGAGCTGTGGATCTGGGTCACCACTAG